The bacterium region CACGATGTAGCCGCCGTCGGAGGTTCGCTGAACGGAGTAGGCGTAATCATTGTCGGTTCCCCCGTAGGTGCGCGTCCAGAGCGTATCGCCTTGACTGTTCGTCTTCACCAGATAGAAATCGGCAAGGCCCGCGCCACGGGAGTGAGTGTATCCGGCCACGATGTAGCCGCCGTCGGAGGTCTGCTGAATGAAATAGGCCCAATCATCGTTGGTTCCCCCATAGGTGCGCGTCCAGAGGGTGTCGCCGAGGCTATTCGTCTTGACCAGATAGAAGTCATGGCCGCCCGCCCCGAAGGATCCCGTGACTCCCGCCACGATGAAGCCACCGTCGGAGGTCTGCTGGATGGAGTAGGCCCAATCGTAGCCGCTCCCGCCAAAGGTATGTGTCCAGAGGGTGTCGGGATTGGGCTGGGCACCAGCCGTAACAAGCAAGGACAGCATGAAAACGAGAACGGTGATTGTCTTCATGTCAGAACCTCCCCAATTGGTTAATTCCAATGTACGCACGAAATCCGCGATTGTCAACGGCGTAGGCGCGATGAATCGGGCCCCTACAACAACACACTGCCGTGTGGAACTACGAACGGATAGAAGCGCACGCAGTGCAGCCCTACAAAGGCGCATATCCATGCGGCGCTACGAAGATTCGGGCTCGGCGGGCAGACGGGCACGATAAATCGGCCCCTACAATAACACACTGCTGTGTGAAACTACGGATTCGCAGAGGCGCTCCCCCCCCTGCCCCCCCGTAAACGGAGGGGGGAAAGAATAGCCCGTTCCACGTGGAACGGGCCGAATCCTGCACAGGAGAGGTTTGTTGCGGCTCACGCGTCGCTTCGCTCCCCCCTTGATCCCCCCATAGAATGGGGGGAGACAAGAAAAAGCACGATGCAATCGGCTCCCGCAAGCATATCCATGCGGCGCTACCCCCCCCTGCCCCCCCGTAAACGGAGGGGGGAATAAATCACTATTGGCAGCAGTTGGCGAGGCGGACGAAGTCCTCTTCAATCGTCTGGACGTGCGTGTCCAAAGCTGAGGGAGCACCACCGTAGCAGATTTCCTTCAGCTTCTTGCAGTTGCGCACCAAATCCTTGGCGGCACGGCGATACTGCTTGTAGTTCATGCCATCGCAGCAGGGCTTGGCCTTCAGGACGTCACGGGCGGCGGCATACAAAGCGGCGGAAGACTCACGCACATAGGAAAACTCGCTGCTCTTGCGGGCCTCCATCACGGGAATCAGTTTGCCGTGGAACTGTTGAAGAGACGGCGGAGCGCAGTCGGGCATGTAGTAGGCGCTGGTGTAGTCATAGGCCGCCTTCGGAGTCTCGCACGAAGCCTTGCTCTTGCCGCAGGTACGCGCGCACGACTTGGCGCAGCCTTCTCCGGCCAATGACACCGACACGGCCAGTAGAACGATCAGAGAAACCAGAAAAGATTTCATGGGATCAACCCCTGTTGGATTTTTTGCAAGTTGGGCCTAATATAGCACTTCGAGAAAAGAAACGCAAGCAGCATCAGCCCTATTCCGTTGGATGCTGCAAGACTTGATCCTTTTCCGGGACCGGTTGAGCATCAGCGGATTCGGGAGATTCTCCGTTCCGGAGAGCCGTACGAAGAGCCGTAACGGCGACTTCGCACATGGCCGGATCAGGCTCTTGAGTGGTGATTTTCTGGAGCCATAGACCGGGTTGGATTGCCACTTTAACCAGCCGATTTTCGGTATGTTTGGCTGAGAACTTTAATATTTCATATGAAATCCCGGCGACCAGCGGGACCAGCGGCAAATGGACGGCGAAGCGGGCCAAGACGCTCGGATAGTCCCCCCACACGGCGGTCACGATGCTGTCCACGATGGCGAAGAAGATGATGGCCGAGAGAGCAACGATCAGGAGGAAGCTGGTGCCGCAGCGGGGATGGAAACGGGTGTGTTTGAGGACCCGGTCGGCAGACAGTTCATCGCCCTTCTCGAAGGCGAAGATGGTCTTGTGCTCGGAACCGTGGTATTGAAAGACCCGGTGAATGTCCTTCCAGAAGGAGATCGCCCACATGTAGCCGAGGAGGATTAGGACCCGTACGGCCCCGGCCACGATGTTGAGTCCGATCTGACCGGCTGCCGAGAGTTCGCTGCCATGGCTGCCGACGGCGGTCCGCCCCACCCACAGAGGGAAGTATAGAAACAGAGCCAGAGCGATAACGGTGGCCAGCAACATCGTTCCGGCGAGGGTCAGGCGATCTTTGGCTTTGGATTTCGGCTTGGCGGCTTCCTCTTCCGGCGCGGCCTGTTCGGCCGACCAGTTGAGGGCTCCGATGCCAATCTTCAGCGACTCGACCAGTCCGACGGCTCCCCGAATGACAGGCTGGCCGATCCATTTCTTGCGCTTGGCGAGAGGAGTGTATGGAAAAGTGCGGACGGCGATCTCGCCATTGGGTTTGCGGACGGCCACGGCTACGCGGTGGGGACTGCGCATCATGACGCCCTCGATTACCGCTTGCCCGCCCATAGCCAGTTCGGTGGACAGATCGGCGGCGGACTCGGATTCTATGCGGGGGTCTCGATCAGTACTCACGCTGAAATTTCCTGAGAAACGGGCGGCACCGCTCGGCGCCGCCCGCAGAGTTTTTCTGTACGAAGAATCTTTAAGCCTTAGCTTTCTTGTACTTCCGGAGGAACTTGTCCACCCGACCGGCGGTATCCACGAGCTTTTGCTGGCCGGTAAAGAAGGGGTGGCAGGCAGAACAGATTTCGACCTTCATGGAGTCGCCCGCCTGAGTGGAACGGGTCTGGAACGTGTGTCCGCAGGCACAGTTCACGGTGATCAAGTGGTATCCGGGATGGAAGTCGTTTTTCATGATTCTGCGAAAGCGAATTGTTTGCTCACAAGTTGCAAATATACCAAGAGTTTCTTAAGGAGTCAAGTTGCATCTTGCTCGAACATTATCGGTACTTCGTTTGCGCAGAATAACATTAACCCTAAATAAATAGATATTTAACGAGATGACGGTTGAACAAAGCAGATTCCCCTGCGAAGGTGTCTCGTCAATACGGGCACAGATATCGAGGATTTTGGGAGGCTCATTTTCTTGTGGCATTTGTGAGCGGGAATTGCGTAGTTAAGTTGGTGTATTTCACTCAAAGAAGGAGGGTTCTCGGTATGTTTGTGCTCGCAGTGGTCATCCTACTGACTCTGGCGGGATCAGCTCCAGCCCAGACCTTCAATGATTTTCTGGCCCGGCTGTACTCGCTGCCCGAATCCGAACGGCCCGCTATCGTGGACAGTTTCATGGCGGTTGTGCAGGGCTTCCCCTACCTTGAAAACGATACCGTCGCGCACTTCATCTATCGCGGCACGGCGCAGCAAGTGACCGTCCCCGGCGATGCCAATAATTGGAATCCGAATTCGTATCCGATGAATACGGTGTCGGGAACGGATTTCTGGTATCATTCCCGCGGGTTCGAGTCGGACGCGCGGCTGGACTACAAGTTCGTTTTAAACGGATCCACGTGGATTCTCGATCCTCGGAATCCGTACACGGTGGTGGGAGGATACGGTCCCAATTCGGAACTGCGGATGCCGGACTATGCGATGCCGCCCGAGATCGAGTACCGGCCGGAGATCCCGCATGGAGCTTTGCGGGACACGATGTTCTACAGCACGAATCTGGGGAATACGCGGAGAGTGCGAGTATACACTCCCCCGGACTACAACGGATCGGAAGACTCATTCGGAATAATCCTGTTCCACGACGGGCTGGAGTATATCGCGCTGGCGAGCGCGAACAACGTGCTGGACTATCTGATTTGGCAACAGCGAATCGCACCGGTGATCGCGGTGTTCGTTCCGCCGGTCAATCGAACCGGAGAGTACGCGGGCAATCTCAAGGAAGAATTCGGCGCTTTCATCGTGGACGAACTCATGCCGTGGGTGGACGAGGAGTTCCGGACTTTGTCGAATCTCTCTCAGCGGGCGACCTTGGGCGCATCGAACGGCGGGAATATCGCGCTGTGGCTGGGGCTTCATCACGGGGAGGTATTCGGGAGGATTGCCGCGCAGTCGAGCAACGTGGAGACCGAGATTTCGAGCGCGATTCAGAGCGGGCCCCAACTGCCGCTTGAGTTCTATCTCGATCTGGGAACCTATGATATTCCGGTGCTGATTCCACTCGTGCGGAACTTCGTTTCGATTCTCGATGGGCGCGGGTACACGTACGAATACCACGAGTATCACGAGGGTCACAGTTGGGGGAATTGGCGAGCGCACATGGACAATGCTCTCGAGAGGTTCTTTCCGTTTCAGACGGGCACGACACCAAGCCCGCCGGCGAGCGCGCCCGGCCGAATCGAACTCGCCGTGTATCCGAATCCGTTTAACGCGGTGGCGGTGGTGCAGTTCCAGCTTCCGGTCTCCGGGCGTGTCCAGCTTGTGCTGTACAATGTGCGAGGGCAGGCGGTGAGGACGGTGACGGAAGGAGTGTTTTCGTCCGGATCACATCAAGTGGCCGTGGATTCCGCGGATCTTTCTACAGGGATTTACTTCCTGCGGCTTTTTGGTGCGCAGGGAAATGCGGTGCAGAAGTTGTTGCTGGTGAAGTAGCATCGGAAAGATTCCGGCGGGGTAACGCACACAAGCATCTCTGTTCGGACTATTCCTCTGTGTTTAACCCGCTCGGCGAGTAGGGATTTTAGGAAATGAACATGAAGAACCTGTCTATCTTCCTGAATAAGACTATTCTACGATGCGTGCTGACGGTGGTGGTTACGGTTGTCAGCGTGTTGCCAGCGCTCGCGGGATATGAGTTCTTGGGGAATGCGAAATCGGCGGAGACTATTCCGGGCGGAATTGCCGTGCGCTGCGACGGCGGACATACGCTGCGAATGGTTTTCGTCACAGATCACGTGCTGCGAATCACGCTCGAAAGAACGGGAGACGACGAAACGTTGCTTGACTATGCGCTGACGGATATTCCGGCGCGAGCGATTGTTCCGGTCGTTGAGGATCGCGACAGTTTGTGGATTTTACAAACGGACGAGGCGGAAGTCCACGTGAACAAGTTTCCCTGCGCGGTTGTTGTACTGGACAAGAGCGGGAAGACGGTGTGCGCGGACGAACCGGGTCTCGGCATCGGCTGGGACGGAAATGAGATCCGATGCTGGAAGACGATTGAGGCAAATGAACGATTCTTTGGATTGGGTTTGAAAGTCGGAGACGTCAACAAGCGCGGCCGCGAATGGGTGATGTGGAACAGCGACGTGCCGGCCTACGGATGGCAGAGCGATCCACTCTACGAGAGCATTCCGTTTTTTGTTGGAATCCGCGACAGCAATGCCTACGGAATCTATTTCAACAACAGCTATCGAACGCGGTTCAACATGGGGGCGGGGAATCTGCGGTATTACTCGTTCGCGGCCGAAGGTGGAGCGTTGGACTATTTCGTGATCCTCGGTCCGGAGGTTGGTAAGGTCGTGGAACGATATTCAGAACTCACGGGCCGGATGCCGATGCCGCCGCTATGGGCTTTGGGCTATCAGCAATGCCGGTGGAGCTACTACCCCGACAGCGAAGTATTGTCGCTGGCGCTGACGTTCCGGGAACGGCGAATTCCCTGCGATGCGATCTATCTCGACATTCACTACATGAACGACTACCGAGTGTTCACCTGGCATCCGAACAGATTTTCCGATCCGCGCGGTTTGTGTCAGTCGCTGCGTCGCGATGGATTCCGAATCGTGACGATCATTGATCCGGGAGTGAAGGCGGACACGAATTATCAGATTGCGCGCGAAGGTCTGGAGGGTAATCACTTCGTGCGGTATCCCGACGATCAAACATACGTCGGAGAAGTGTGGCCGGGGAAATCATACTTTCCGGATTTCAGCCGTCGAGAAACGCGAAAGTGGTGGGGAGAGTACGTGGGAGAATGGCTCGGTTATGGGGTGTCGGGAATCTGGAACGACATGAACGAGCCGGCCGTGTGGGGGCAGGCGTTCCCGACCGAAACGATCTTCAACGACGACGGCCGCATCGCATCACACAAGAAACATCACAATCTCTACGGACTGCTGATGGCACGCGCAACCTATGAAGGCGCACGGCAATCCCAGCCGAACCAGCGTCCGTTTATCCTGACACGCGCGGGTTTTGCGGGAGTGCAGCGTTACTCCGCGGCTTGGACGGGAGACAACATTGCAGACTGGGATCATCTGGCGCTGGGGATTCGCATGATGCAGGGAATGAGTCTGTCGGGAGTCCCGTTCGTGGGAACCGACGTGGGCGGATTCATCGGATCGCCGTCGGGCGAACTCTTCACGCGCTGGATTCAGGTGGGTTCCCTCTCCCCACTTCTCCGCACGCACTCCGAGTATCATACGGACTTGCAGGAACCGTGGTCATATGGACGCGATCTGGAGGACATCAACCGCCGCTACATCGAGTTTCGCTATCGTCTTCTCCCCTATCTCTATTC contains the following coding sequences:
- a CDS encoding DUF1385 domain-containing protein, whose amino-acid sequence is MGGQAVIEGVMMRSPHRVAVAVRKPNGEIAVRTFPYTPLAKRKKWIGQPVIRGAVGLVESLKIGIGALNWSAEQAAPEEEAAKPKSKAKDRLTLAGTMLLATVIALALFLYFPLWVGRTAVGSHGSELSAAGQIGLNIVAGAVRVLILLGYMWAISFWKDIHRVFQYHGSEHKTIFAFEKGDELSADRVLKHTRFHPRCGTSFLLIVALSAIIFFAIVDSIVTAVWGDYPSVLARFAVHLPLVPLVAGISYEILKFSAKHTENRLVKVAIQPGLWLQKITTQEPDPAMCEVAVTALRTALRNGESPESADAQPVPEKDQVLQHPTE
- a CDS encoding DUF5110 domain-containing protein — translated: MKNLSIFLNKTILRCVLTVVVTVVSVLPALAGYEFLGNAKSAETIPGGIAVRCDGGHTLRMVFVTDHVLRITLERTGDDETLLDYALTDIPARAIVPVVEDRDSLWILQTDEAEVHVNKFPCAVVVLDKSGKTVCADEPGLGIGWDGNEIRCWKTIEANERFFGLGLKVGDVNKRGREWVMWNSDVPAYGWQSDPLYESIPFFVGIRDSNAYGIYFNNSYRTRFNMGAGNLRYYSFAAEGGALDYFVILGPEVGKVVERYSELTGRMPMPPLWALGYQQCRWSYYPDSEVLSLALTFRERRIPCDAIYLDIHYMNDYRVFTWHPNRFSDPRGLCQSLRRDGFRIVTIIDPGVKADTNYQIAREGLEGNHFVRYPDDQTYVGEVWPGKSYFPDFSRRETRKWWGEYVGEWLGYGVSGIWNDMNEPAVWGQAFPTETIFNDDGRIASHKKHHNLYGLLMARATYEGARQSQPNQRPFILTRAGFAGVQRYSAAWTGDNIADWDHLALGIRMMQGMSLSGVPFVGTDVGGFIGSPSGELFTRWIQVGSLSPLLRTHSEYHTDLQEPWSYGRDLEDINRRYIEFRYRLLPYLYSLFRETNRDGTPIWRPLFWNDQGDVRTFDGWFQHQFFVGERLLAVPVIREGEVYQKVYLPEGKWLDWSTHEAYEGPREIIVDAPLDRLPLFLREGAIIPMRDVVQYTGERPISTLSLTVFPSNVLTEFELYEDDGETFAYLKGGYRITNYACQNATDSVVISKNISHDGYAPAKRGTEILLQVQYLPPAEVLLDGRPLPATCRKEYDAESHVLTLRLQEGVVWERIVVR
- a CDS encoding T9SS type A sorting domain-containing protein, producing the protein MFVLAVVILLTLAGSAPAQTFNDFLARLYSLPESERPAIVDSFMAVVQGFPYLENDTVAHFIYRGTAQQVTVPGDANNWNPNSYPMNTVSGTDFWYHSRGFESDARLDYKFVLNGSTWILDPRNPYTVVGGYGPNSELRMPDYAMPPEIEYRPEIPHGALRDTMFYSTNLGNTRRVRVYTPPDYNGSEDSFGIILFHDGLEYIALASANNVLDYLIWQQRIAPVIAVFVPPVNRTGEYAGNLKEEFGAFIVDELMPWVDEEFRTLSNLSQRATLGASNGGNIALWLGLHHGEVFGRIAAQSSNVETEISSAIQSGPQLPLEFYLDLGTYDIPVLIPLVRNFVSILDGRGYTYEYHEYHEGHSWGNWRAHMDNALERFFPFQTGTTPSPPASAPGRIELAVYPNPFNAVAVVQFQLPVSGRVQLVLYNVRGQAVRTVTEGVFSSGSHQVAVDSADLSTGIYFLRLFGAQGNAVQKLLLVK
- the rpmE gene encoding 50S ribosomal protein L31, whose protein sequence is MKNDFHPGYHLITVNCACGHTFQTRSTQAGDSMKVEICSACHPFFTGQQKLVDTAGRVDKFLRKYKKAKA